The following proteins are co-located in the Halictus rubicundus isolate RS-2024b chromosome 1, iyHalRubi1_principal, whole genome shotgun sequence genome:
- the LOC143361544 gene encoding uncharacterized protein LOC143361544, with translation MNQSLNFANYRSRYSVRRKLKVAGVRASVEGGETDTPKVEADRRLLLRHERNRRAVPASHSANYQLARTRSHALGHRLRSCSTIAEYNPAARNQPLQLVCDWNTFLSAYVCLNAISDAKYPRETLYSSVQFGFSILIGNYTTVFVNSLIMFTVLHLTKIYDIQFEWINIVTKKELFSTDDIFSNLKSVY, from the exons ATGAATCAAAGTTTGAATTTCGCTAATTACAGATCCCGATACAGCGTTCGGAGAAAATTGAAGGTTGCCGGTGTGCGTGCGTCCGTGGAAGGAGGCGAAACCGATACCCCGAAGGTGGAAGCCGATAGGCGACTTCTTTTGCGACACGAACGAAACCGGCGCGCGGTGCCTGCAAGCCATTCCG CGAATTACCAATTAGCACGCACGCGTTCACACGCTCTCGGACACCGCTTGAGATCCTGCTCGACGATTGCGGAATATAATCCTGCGGCACGAAACCAGCCGTTGCAGCTGGTCTGCGATTGGAACACTTTTCTGAGCGCCTACGTTTGTCTAAATGCTATATCCGATGCGAAATATCCGCGTGAGACACTGTACAGTTCGGTACAGTTTGGTTTTTCTATA cTAATTGGAAATTATACTACAGTATTTGTCAATTCTTTAATTATGTTTACTGTTTTACATTTGac AAAAATATACGATATTCAATTCGAATGGATAAATATTGTGACGAAGAAAGAATTATTTTCTACAGATGATATCTTTTCGAATTTGAAGAGTGTTTATTAA